In Propionicimonas paludicola, a single window of DNA contains:
- the nuoH gene encoding NADH-quinone oxidoreductase subunit NuoH, with product MNDPWWLVLIKVVVLFVVLLLWTIFNVWYERRLVGKMQHRLGPIMNGPFGLLQALADGMKLLIKEDFIPSMVDRVLFVLAPIIAGTAAFTAWAVIPFGGEVEIFGVKTYLQLADLPVGVLVLLAVTSIGIYGFVLAGWASNSPYSLLGGLRSSAQMISYEIGMGLSLVSVFLFSGSMSTHTIVEAQRNEVVFFGYHTTLQSWYWLMMLPAFVVYVISMVGETNRAPFDLPEAESELVSGYITEYSGFKYAIYFLAEYINMATVSAIATTLFVGGYLPFWPLNLVPGLDNPWLGPIWFAVKVQLFISLFVWLRGTLPRFRYDQFMSLGWKALIPISLVWVALVATFRGLGNAGLLQGPLLYLVIGVVVLGLLVFAFVGEKPEVPPPTRPTVLDAFAGGYPVPPMPGQALPEFSNVVAPAPAELTDVDQTSGGES from the coding sequence ATGAACGATCCGTGGTGGTTGGTCCTGATCAAGGTCGTCGTACTGTTCGTCGTCCTGCTGCTCTGGACGATCTTCAACGTCTGGTACGAGCGGCGGCTGGTCGGCAAGATGCAGCACCGACTCGGCCCGATCATGAACGGCCCGTTCGGTCTGCTTCAGGCCTTGGCCGATGGCATGAAACTCCTGATCAAGGAGGACTTCATCCCGTCCATGGTGGACCGGGTGCTGTTCGTCCTTGCCCCGATCATCGCCGGAACCGCGGCCTTCACGGCCTGGGCTGTGATCCCTTTCGGCGGCGAGGTGGAGATCTTCGGCGTCAAGACCTACCTGCAGCTGGCTGACCTGCCGGTCGGCGTGCTGGTCCTGCTGGCGGTGACCAGCATCGGCATCTACGGCTTCGTGCTGGCCGGCTGGGCGTCCAACTCGCCCTACTCGCTGCTCGGCGGCCTGCGGTCCAGCGCCCAGATGATCTCCTACGAGATCGGCATGGGACTGTCCCTGGTCTCGGTGTTCCTGTTCTCCGGCTCGATGTCGACCCACACCATCGTCGAGGCGCAGCGCAATGAGGTGGTCTTCTTCGGCTACCACACCACTCTGCAGAGCTGGTACTGGCTGATGATGCTGCCGGCTTTCGTGGTCTACGTGATCTCGATGGTCGGTGAGACCAACCGCGCACCCTTCGACCTGCCCGAGGCGGAGTCGGAGCTGGTCAGCGGCTACATCACCGAGTACTCCGGCTTCAAGTACGCGATCTACTTCCTGGCCGAGTACATCAACATGGCCACCGTGTCGGCGATCGCCACCACCTTGTTCGTGGGCGGCTACCTGCCGTTCTGGCCGCTGAACCTGGTGCCCGGCCTGGACAACCCGTGGCTCGGCCCGATCTGGTTCGCGGTCAAGGTGCAGCTGTTCATCTCGCTGTTCGTCTGGCTGCGTGGCACCCTGCCGCGGTTCCGCTACGACCAGTTCATGAGCCTGGGCTGGAAGGCGCTGATCCCGATCTCCTTGGTCTGGGTCGCCCTGGTGGCCACCTTCCGTGGGCTGGGTAACGCCGGCCTGCTGCAGGGCCCGCTGCTGTACCTGGTGATCGGTGTGGTGGTGCTCGGCCTGCTGGTCTTCGCCTTCGTGGGTGAGAAGCCCGAGGTCCCGCCGCCCACCCGTCCGACGGTGCTGGACGCGTTCGCCGGCGGCTATCCGGTGCCGCCGATGCCGGGTCAGGCGCTGCCCGAGTTCAGCAATGTGGTCGCCCCGGCTCCTGCCGAGTTGACCGATGTCGACCAGACCAGCGGAGGAGAGAGCTGA
- a CDS encoding NADH-quinone oxidoreductase subunit G: MSVIAKAGQDVAAVDTITVTIDGIEVAVPKGTLAIRAAELVGIAIPRFCDHPLLDPQGACRQCMVEVPDAGNGRGFPKPQASCTLEVANGMQIKTQHTSAVAAKAQTGMLELLLINHPLDCPICDKGGECPLQNQALSNGHGESRYQGVKRTYPKPVPISSQILLDRERCVLCARCTRFSEQISGDPLIALVERGALQQVGKYADDPYDSYFSGNVVQICPVGALTSTSYRFNSRPYDLVSTEVTCEHCAAGCTLRSDQRHGVVRRRLAANAPEVNEEWNCDKGRFAFVSGRGEDRLTTPLVRRDGELKPASWAEAIDAAVTGLKAAGERVGVLTGGRLTIEDAYGYAKFARTVLGTNNIDFRSRPIGTDEAAFLADRVAGRSVSDAVTYTDLETAGTVVLVGLEAEEEAPLVFLRLRKAVRKKGLAVKVIAARLSNGSTKLNAELISTVPGEEAAALRGLDLPAGAVILVGERAALAAGALNAAAEVADAAGARLAWVPRRAGDRGAIEAGCLPNLLPGGRPVADAAARVDVASAWETESLPSAAGLEAPAILAAAAAGELGALVVAGLEPVDFADAAAVRAGLDQVGFLVSLENRTSEVTDRADVVFPVALIEERSGTFWNWEHRPGAVSQVIRGTGAPMTDLRVLAALADALGAPLGIRTTAQAAAELAELGSYQRPAAKKSAAKASTKSAKAAAKASGQGEQLVKLSTWRQLIDGGRGQDGESALAATAKPTVARISPALAERLGAADGQLVTITAAAGWYTMPVAISADMVDGTVWLPTNSAGTGLGELGVVFGDEVALSLGGEE; the protein is encoded by the coding sequence ATGAGCGTGATTGCCAAGGCCGGCCAGGACGTGGCTGCGGTCGACACCATCACGGTCACCATCGACGGCATCGAGGTGGCCGTGCCCAAGGGCACCTTGGCCATCCGGGCCGCCGAGCTGGTCGGGATCGCCATCCCTCGGTTCTGTGACCACCCGCTGCTGGATCCGCAGGGTGCCTGCCGCCAGTGCATGGTCGAGGTTCCCGATGCCGGCAACGGCCGCGGCTTCCCCAAGCCGCAGGCCTCCTGCACGCTCGAGGTCGCCAACGGGATGCAGATCAAGACCCAGCACACTTCGGCGGTGGCCGCGAAAGCCCAGACCGGCATGCTGGAGCTGCTGCTGATCAACCACCCGCTGGACTGCCCGATCTGCGACAAGGGCGGCGAGTGCCCGCTGCAGAACCAGGCGCTCAGCAATGGTCACGGCGAGTCCCGCTACCAGGGGGTCAAGCGCACCTACCCGAAGCCGGTGCCGATCTCGTCGCAGATCTTGCTGGACCGGGAGCGTTGCGTGCTGTGCGCCCGCTGCACCCGGTTCTCCGAGCAGATCTCCGGCGACCCGCTGATCGCTCTGGTCGAGCGCGGCGCGCTGCAGCAGGTCGGCAAGTACGCCGATGACCCCTATGACTCCTACTTCTCGGGCAATGTCGTCCAGATCTGCCCGGTCGGCGCCCTGACCTCGACCTCGTACCGGTTCAACAGCCGGCCCTACGACCTGGTCAGCACCGAAGTCACCTGTGAGCACTGCGCGGCCGGCTGCACCTTGCGGTCCGACCAGCGCCATGGTGTGGTTCGCCGCCGGCTGGCCGCGAATGCGCCCGAGGTGAACGAGGAATGGAACTGTGACAAGGGCCGATTCGCCTTCGTCTCGGGACGCGGCGAGGATCGGCTGACTACTCCGCTGGTCCGCCGGGACGGCGAACTGAAGCCGGCCTCCTGGGCCGAGGCGATCGACGCAGCCGTGACCGGACTGAAGGCGGCCGGCGAGCGGGTCGGCGTGCTGACCGGCGGCCGACTGACCATCGAGGACGCCTACGGCTACGCCAAGTTCGCTCGGACGGTGCTGGGCACCAACAACATCGACTTCCGGTCGCGTCCGATCGGTACCGACGAGGCGGCCTTCCTGGCCGATCGGGTGGCCGGACGCAGCGTGAGCGATGCGGTCACCTACACCGACCTGGAGACCGCCGGAACCGTGGTTCTGGTGGGCCTGGAGGCCGAGGAGGAGGCTCCGCTGGTCTTCCTGCGGCTGCGCAAGGCGGTCCGCAAGAAGGGCCTGGCGGTCAAGGTGATCGCGGCTCGGCTGAGCAACGGCAGCACCAAGCTGAACGCCGAACTGATCTCCACCGTCCCCGGTGAGGAGGCGGCCGCTCTGCGCGGTCTCGACCTTCCGGCCGGCGCGGTGATCCTGGTCGGCGAGCGAGCTGCTCTGGCGGCGGGCGCGCTGAACGCCGCCGCCGAGGTGGCCGACGCAGCCGGAGCCCGGCTGGCCTGGGTTCCCCGGCGTGCCGGTGATCGCGGTGCCATCGAGGCCGGCTGCCTGCCCAACCTGCTGCCCGGCGGACGTCCGGTGGCCGATGCCGCCGCTCGGGTCGACGTGGCCAGCGCCTGGGAGACCGAGTCGCTGCCGTCCGCCGCGGGCCTGGAGGCGCCGGCCATTCTGGCCGCGGCTGCTGCCGGTGAGCTGGGCGCCCTCGTGGTGGCCGGCTTGGAGCCGGTCGACTTCGCCGACGCCGCTGCGGTGCGGGCCGGGCTCGATCAGGTCGGTTTCCTGGTCAGCTTGGAGAACCGCACCTCTGAAGTCACCGATCGGGCCGACGTGGTCTTCCCGGTGGCGCTGATCGAGGAGCGGTCGGGCACCTTCTGGAACTGGGAGCATCGTCCAGGTGCGGTCAGCCAGGTGATCCGGGGGACCGGCGCACCGATGACCGACCTGCGGGTGCTGGCTGCTCTGGCCGACGCGCTGGGCGCGCCACTGGGCATCCGCACCACCGCGCAGGCCGCTGCCGAGCTGGCCGAGCTGGGCAGCTACCAGCGTCCGGCCGCCAAGAAGTCGGCCGCCAAGGCGTCCACGAAGTCGGCCAAGGCCGCGGCGAAGGCTTCTGGCCAGGGCGAACAGCTGGTGAAGCTGTCCACTTGGCGCCAGCTGATCGACGGTGGCCGAGGCCAGGACGGTGAGTCTGCGCTGGCCGCCACCGCGAAGCCCACGGTGGCCCGGATCAGCCCGGCGCTGGCCGAGCGTCTCGGTGCAGCCGATGGCCAGCTGGTCACCATCACGGCTGCAGCCGGCTGGTACACGATGCCGGTCGCGATCAGCGCCGACATGGTCGATGGGACGGTCTGGTTGCCGACCAACTCGGCCGGAACCGGGCTCGGCGAGCTCGGGGTGGTCTTCGGCGACGAGGTCGCGCTGAGCCTGGGAGGCGAGGAATGA